The following are encoded together in the Glycine soja cultivar W05 chromosome 5, ASM419377v2, whole genome shotgun sequence genome:
- the LOC114412079 gene encoding uncharacterized protein LOC114412079: MASSGATPLCNNHSLIHLPKRSVLLKDYLRDDLSSCSTNGFKSFPRRQCCTTVGFFGEKDLQLQRKRRSTLPRRRSTTISALQRASGAVINAIKSLPPLSQKSGKAKKGVAGVLCRSFSRKVLSRRFWRKAAAREEGNEDVPRRRRSFHELIMLDHEEHRKATSLNEDSTTVFAAHAPSVTTSSACGSESWGDSEFTFTSAGASSSSESSNENYLVLEGTEEGAPHHKVEEVVTKEYWPNDEKEQFSPESILDCPFEDEEDIYKSQINSTSITLSFSQGRKHKHMHKRCHFESVVPLEPVVLEKMFARLELEDEPHNHYTKQCSRLLVPKVRAQNNLRRDNNHNHEDNARDLLNFVKRSITPNSLITKAENLLFDYFKQSIEENKDIDYSKKLQICKVAEDWINGQPQEMYLGWEVQGGRCVYIREMDKCEEWKSSDQDIQQLGQELANEVFTNLVNEFTLELTSCASH; the protein is encoded by the exons ATGGCTTCTAGTGGTGCCACACCTCTGTGTAATAATCATTCTCTAATACATCTCCCAAAACGCTCCGTTTTGCTGAAGGACTACCTGAGGGATGACCTCAGTTCGTGTTCAACGAACGGTTTCAAATCGTTCCCGCGCCGACAATGCTGCACCACCGTGGGATTCTTCGGGGAGAAAGATCTCCAGCTCCAACGCAAAAGAAGGAGCACGCTCCCTCGACGACGATCCACAACCATATCGGCCTTGCAGAGAGCTTCTGGAGCAGTAATCAACGCGATAAAGTCACTGCCGCCGTTGTCACAAAAGAGTGGTAAAGCGAAGAAAGGTGTTGCCGGTGTTCTTTGTAGAAGCTTCTCGAGGAAGGTTTTGAGTAGAAGATTCTGGAGGAAAGCGGCGGCGAGGGAAGAGGGAAACGAAGATGTGCCGCGGAGGAGGAGATCTTTCCATGAACTCATCATGCTGGATCATGAGGAGCATCGTAAAGCGACGTCGTTGAATGAGGATAGTACTACCGTGTTCGCTGCGCATGCCCCGAGCGTGACCACCTCTTCCGCTTGTGGCAGTGAAAGCTGGGGAGACAGCGAGTTCACTTTTACATCTGCcggtgcttcttcttcctctgagAGCTCCAACGAGAATTACCTCGTACTTGAGGGTACCGAAGAGGGTGCGCCCCATCACAAGGTGGAAGAAGTAGTAACTAAG GAATATTGGCCGAATGATGAGAAGGAACAATTTAGTCCTGAATCAATACTAGATTGCCCgtttgaagatgaagaagatattTACAAGTCTCAAATCAATTCCACTTCCATTACTCTTTCCTTTTCTCAAG GAAGGAAACACAAGCATATGCACAAAAGATGCCATTTTGAAAGTGTGGTTCCACTGGAGCCAGTGGTTTTAGAGAAAATGTTCGCGCGGTTAGAGCTGGAGGATGAACCACACAACCATTATACAAAACAATGTTCCCGCTTATTAGTGCCAAAAGTGCGTGCCCAAAACAACTTGCGTCGTGACAACAATCACAACCATGAGGACAATGCTCGTGATCTTCTCAACTTCGTTAAAAGGTCAATTACACCCAACAGTTTGATAACAAAGGCAGAGAACCTGCTGTTTGATTACTTCAAGCAGAGTATTGAGGAAAACAAAGACATTGATTATTCAAAGAAGCTTCAAATTTGCAAGGTAGCTGAAGATTGGATAAATGGACAACCCCAAGAAATGTATTTGGGTTGGGAAGTGCAAGGAGGAAGGTGTGTCTACATTAGGGAGATGGATAAGTGTGAGGAGTGGAAgagctctgatcaagacatacaACAATTGGGTCAGGAGCTGGCAAACGAGGTGTTCACTAATTTGGTGAATGAGTTCACACTTGAACTCACGTCATGTGCTAGCCACTAA
- the LOC114412080 gene encoding protein HOTHEAD-like, with protein MGVWWWKLFVAALAGILFSTQHCASQKVPNYTFMHNATTAPDVSYYDYIVIGGGTAGCPLAATLSQNYSVLLLERGGSPYGNPNISDLAAFGAALSDTSPTSPAQRFISEDGVINSRARVLGGGSCLNAGFYTRASPQYVREAGWDGRVVNESYEWVEKIVAFEPQLKQWQSSVRDGLIEIGVVPNNGFTYDHIDGTKVGGTIFDQNGFRHTAADLLQYAKPTGITLLLDATVHRILFRVKDRSKPMAHGVVFRDSLGRRHKAYLKPDPRNEIIVSAGALGSPQLLMLSGIGPEEHLKAHNIRITLDQPLVGQGMSDNPMNAIFVPSPVPVEISLIEVVGITTFGTYIEAASGENFAGGSPKDYGMFSPKIGQLSTVPPKQRTPEALAKAIEVMETLDQAAFRGGFILEKIMGPISSGHLELRSRDPNDNPSVTFNYFQDPRDLQRCVQGLSTVEKIIESKAFSPFRYPNMPVPVLLNMTASAPVNLLPKHTNSSLSLEQYCKDTVMTIWHYHGGCQVAKVVDRDYKVLGVDALRVIDGSTFNYSPGTNPQATVMMLGRYMGVKILSERLGGAAAADETEQ; from the exons ATGGGTGTTTGGTGGTGGAAGCTGTTTGTTGCTGCTCTTGCTGGGATTCTCTTCTCAACCCAACATTGTGCTTCCCAAAAAG TTCCAAACTACACATTTATGCACAATGCAACGACAGCACCAGACGTATCATACTACGACTACATCGTAATTGGCGGCGGCACCGCAGGGTGTCCTTTAGCTGCGACACTGTCCCAAAATTACAGCGTGTTGCTCCTTGAACGCGGTGGTTCACCCTACGGCAACCCTAACATCTCCGACTTAGCTGCTTTCGGTGCTGCCCTCTCAGACACCTCCCCTACCTCTCCCGCTCAGCGTTTCATCTCCGAAGACGGTGTCATCAACTCAAGAGCTCGCGTCCTCGGTGGTGGAAGTTGCTTGAACGCTGGCTTTTACACTCGCGCTAGCCCTCAATATGTAAG GGAAGCGGGGTGGGATGGAAGGGTAGTGAATGAGTCGTACGAATGGGTGGAGAAGATAGTGGCATTTGAGCCACAATTGAAGCAGTGGCAGTCATCTGTGCGGGATGGACTAATAGAGATAGGTGTGGTGCCTAATAATGGCTTCACTTATGACCATATTGATGGGACTAAAGTAGGGGGCACCATCTTTGACCAGAATGGCTTCAGGCACACTGCTGCTGATCTTCTGCAATATGCCAAACCCACTGGAATTACCCTGCTTTTGGATGCCACTGTGCATAGGATCTTGTTTAGAGTCAAAG ATAGATCAAAACCAATGGCCCATGGAGTGGTGTTTAGAGATTCATTGGGTCGTAGGCACAAGGCGTACCTGAAGCCCGATCCAAGGAACGAGATAATCGTTTCGGCCGGTGCACTTGGAAGCCCACAACTTCTAATGTTGAGTGGAATTGGGCCGGAAGAGCACCTTAAAGCCCACAACATCAGAATAACATTGGATCAGCCATTAGTAGGACAAGGAATGTCAGATAACCCCATGAACGCCATCTTTGTCCCATCTCCTGTCCCCGTAGAGATCTCTCTGATTGAGGTGGTGGGCATCACCACTTTTGGCACCTACATTGAAGCTGCCAGTGGTGAAAACTTTGCCGGTGGTTCCCCAAAAGACTACGGAATGTTCTCCCCCAAG ATTGGGCAACTCTCAACGGTGCCTCCGAAGCAAAGAACTCCGGAGGCCCTAGCCAAGGCAATAGAAGTGATGGAAACTCTGGACCAAGCAGCATTCAGAGGTGGATTCATCCTGGAAAAAATCATGGGTCCAATATCAAGCGGGCATTTGGAGCTCCGAAGCCGTGATCCGAACGACAACCCCTCAGTGACCTTCAACTACTTCCAGGACCCGCGAGACTTGCAGAGATGCGTGCAGGGCCTGAGCACCGTGGAGAAGATAATCGAGTCCAAGGCATTCTCTCCCTTCAGATACCCCAACATGCCTGTTCCTGTGCTGCTCAACATGACCGCAAGTGCCCCCGTTAACTTGTTGCCCAAGCACACCAATTCTTCACTATCTTTGGAACAGTACTGCAAAGACACTGTCATGACCATTTGGCACTACCATGGAGGCTGCCAAGTTGCTAAGGTTGTTGATAGGGACTACAAGGTTCTTGGTGTGGACGCTCTGCGTGTTATTGATGGCTCCACCTTTAACTACTCCCCTGGAACTAATCCTCAGGCCACTGTCATGATGCTTGGCAG GTATATGGGAGTGAAAATATTGAGCGAGAGACTAGGTGGTGCGGCTGCTGCTGATGAAACAGAGCAATAA